In a single window of the Penaeus monodon isolate SGIC_2016 chromosome 3, NSTDA_Pmon_1, whole genome shotgun sequence genome:
- the LOC119593812 gene encoding uncharacterized protein LOC119593812: protein MAEHSHVLNMRFLLLCMVLAVTVTAITLLCYVFLLSSIVPTTVRSFLEVRKTSDYPVLVGSSVESHFLTLKMYNCSRLQHRQVHILWSNFYWQEVQDSKIYLYSAYYDSRFVYDRVPYHYVRVIGMSMGKIDGKTYYCSLWYKQQNDPVVLKADTSEIWVQQWNSHPAPDLYHTYLFTCPIPEGVRKGGAYPDYVSLSAQPCNNVTTMVPIHREGILKNQLKKKGKYAVCVKGMDFRKDISHRLIEWLELLFILGAEKVFFYKYSVHPNIDKVLNYYTKQGKVVVLHLTLPGDQPNEPQLRSLYLKRDVWQKRRNEIVPYNDCLYRNMYLYEYIVPLDVDEVILPVKTYTWSEMFRNYKQDHPKDLERYASFSAQNAYFLDVYNATWDPDVPRNFHMLHYKTRSANFSIRGHSVKSFISTNKSLTIFNHYTLEGLYSRVKGNLVLNTSVVQMNHYKERCPRELYSKCKSNFLVYTMRDNIIEKYKKPLVDHVMMALKKLNLLPVG, encoded by the coding sequence ATGGCTGAACACTCACACGTTTTAAACATGAGGTTCCTCCTGCTGTGCATGGTTTTAGCAGTAACAGTCACTGCCATTACCCTGCTATGTTATGTCTTCCTTCTGAGTTCAATAGTACCAACAACAGTGCGTTCATTTTTGGAGGTGAGGAAGACAAGCGATTACCCAGTGTTGGTAGGTTCATCTGTGGAGTCACATTTCTTGACACTGAAGATGTATAACTGCTCTCGCTTGCAACACAGGCAAGTGCACATTCTCTGGAGCAACTTCTACTGGCAGGAAGTCCAAGACAGTAAGATATATTTGTACAGTGCTTACTATGACTCAAGATTTGTGTATGATAGAGTACCTTACCATTATGTGAGGGTAATAGGCATGTCAATGGGGAAGATAGATGGGAAAACGTATTATTGTAGTCTCTGGTATAAGCAGCAGAATGATCCTGTTGTCTTGAAAGCAGATACATCAGAGATTTGGGTGCAGCAGTGGAATAGTCATCCAGCTCCTGACCTGTATCACACATACCTCTTCACTTGCCCCATTCCAGAAGGAGTGCGAAAAGGTGGTGCCTATCCAGATTATGTCTCACTTTCTGCACAACCCTGTAATAATGTAACGACCATGGTACCCATTCACAGAGAGGGCATTTTGAAGAATCAgttaaaaaagaaaggcaagTATGCTGTATGTGTAAAAGGGATGGACTTCAGAAAAGATATATCACATAGACTAATAGAATGGCTAGAACTTCTTTTCATATTGGGTGcagaaaaagttttcttttataaatactCAGTCCATCCAAATATAGATAAAGTGTTGAATTACTATACGAAACAAGGGAAAGTGGTTGTCTTACATCTAACACTGCCAGGAGACCAGCCCAATGAACCTCAATTACGTTCTCTGTACTTGAAGAGAGATGTGTGgcagaagaggagaaatgaaattGTACCATATAATGATTGTTTATATAGAAACATGTATTTGTATGAATACATAGTTCCTCTTGATGTAGATGAGGTTATTTTACCTGTCAAAACTTACACATGGTCAGAAATGTTCAGGAATTACAAGCAAGATCATCCCAAAGACTTGGAAAGATATGCTTCTTTCTCAGCTCAAAACGCCTATTTTCTAGATGTTTACAATGCCACATGGGACCCTGACGTTCCAAGGAATTTCCACATGTTGCACTACAAGACTCGCAGCGCAAATTTCAGTATCCGAGGGCACTCGGTCAAGAGCTTCATATCAACAAACAAATCTTTAactatatttaatcattataccCTAGAGGGCCTCTATTCCAGAGTGAAAGGGAATCTTGTTTTGAATACTTCGGTTGTGCAGATGAACCACTATAAAGAACGTTGTCCACGAGAGTTGTATAGCAAGTGTAAGAGTAATTTTTTGGTTTACACAATGAGGGacaatattatagaaaaatacaagaaacccCTTGTAGATCATGTTATGATGGCTTTAAAGAAATTGAACTTGCTACCTGTAGGttaa